The following are from one region of the [Limnothrix rosea] IAM M-220 genome:
- a CDS encoding ABC transporter substrate-binding protein produces MFSLSRKFHQLHQSVYTSAAIALVVGATLVGCNPAPQTDTNTGTSTEEVTTSADSRILVGTTAQPRTIDPADSYEIAGLNIIYNVTESLYTYDVGTTEIVPLLATELPTISEDGLTYTIPLREGVNFHDGEVFNAAAMKFSLDRFIQNQGKPSFLLGDIIESVEATGEYELTITLQRPFAAFPALLAFAGASAVSPAAYEIGAGNFAPNTLVGTGPYVLTEFNSDTIKLDRNGDYWGDAPRNAGVDLQIFGSNAANLFNSLRTGAVDIAYQSLEPEQITNLLADAEQGTVQALKADGTAVNFMVLNRNLAPLDQLEVRQAIAHLIDRDLINERVLQGQADPLYSLIPTSFPASEPTFQEVYGNAEIEAAKTLLTEAGFSAEAPAVVPLWYPSGSTTRGIIATTLKEFADRELEGMLVFEPSSVEGANFFKNIAQGVYPAALGNWYPDFLDADNYIHPMLDCDEGSEATGCESGGAQNQGSFYWSEKMNELIDAQRTETDPAARLAIFAEIQDLMAADVPYIPIWQGTEYVFAQSDIQGLAVNPSQSLPLWLIEK; encoded by the coding sequence ATGTTCAGTTTGTCCAGAAAATTTCATCAGCTACACCAATCGGTTTACACTTCGGCGGCGATCGCCCTAGTTGTTGGCGCGACTTTGGTCGGTTGTAACCCCGCCCCCCAAACCGATACAAATACAGGCACGAGCACAGAAGAAGTAACGACGAGTGCCGATAGTCGGATTTTGGTAGGCACAACAGCGCAACCCCGGACAATTGACCCCGCCGATAGCTATGAAATCGCTGGACTAAACATTATCTATAACGTCACCGAAAGTCTCTACACCTATGATGTGGGCACAACCGAAATAGTCCCTCTTCTTGCCACAGAACTGCCCACCATTAGCGAAGATGGTTTAACCTACACCATTCCTCTACGCGAAGGCGTGAACTTCCATGACGGCGAAGTCTTCAACGCTGCGGCAATGAAATTTTCCCTTGATCGTTTCATCCAAAACCAAGGCAAACCATCCTTTCTCCTCGGCGACATTATTGAAAGCGTCGAAGCCACAGGTGAGTACGAATTAACCATTACGCTCCAACGACCCTTTGCCGCTTTTCCTGCGTTACTTGCTTTTGCTGGAGCTAGTGCCGTTTCTCCTGCTGCCTATGAAATTGGTGCTGGAAATTTTGCGCCGAATACCTTGGTGGGCACTGGCCCCTATGTTTTGACTGAGTTTAATAGCGACACCATTAAGCTCGACCGCAATGGTGACTACTGGGGGGATGCGCCGAGAAATGCAGGCGTTGATTTACAAATTTTCGGTAGTAACGCGGCAAACCTATTCAATTCTTTGCGGACTGGTGCGGTTGATATTGCCTACCAATCCCTTGAGCCTGAGCAAATTACCAATCTCCTCGCCGATGCGGAACAGGGTACGGTTCAAGCCCTCAAAGCCGATGGCACTGCGGTGAATTTTATGGTGCTCAATCGTAATCTTGCCCCCCTTGACCAGCTAGAAGTCCGACAGGCGATCGCCCATCTCATTGATCGAGATTTAATTAATGAGCGAGTATTACAAGGACAAGCAGATCCGTTGTATAGCTTGATTCCCACATCTTTCCCTGCATCAGAACCCACATTCCAAGAGGTTTATGGCAACGCTGAAATTGAAGCTGCCAAAACGCTACTCACCGAGGCTGGCTTTAGCGCTGAAGCTCCGGCCGTTGTGCCCCTCTGGTATCCGTCTGGCTCAACGACACGAGGCATTATCGCCACAACTCTCAAGGAATTTGCTGATCGAGAGCTTGAAGGCATGCTTGTTTTTGAACCCAGTAGCGTCGAAGGGGCAAACTTCTTTAAAAACATTGCCCAGGGCGTTTATCCCGCTGCCCTTGGAAATTGGTATCCCGACTTCCTTGATGCGGACAACTATATTCATCCGATGTTGGATTGCGATGAAGGGAGCGAAGCGACGGGCTGTGAATCTGGCGGAGCCCAAAACCAAGGCTCTTTTTACTGGAGCGAAAAAATGAATGAGCTGATCGATGCCCAGCGCACGGAAACTGATCCCGCAGCACGTTTAGCCATCTTTGCGGAAATCCAGGATCTAATGGCGGCCGATGTTCCCTACATTCCCATTTGGCAGGGGACAGAATATGTTTTTGCCCAAAGTGATATTCAAGGGCTCGCCGTCAATCCCAGCCAAAGTTTACCGTTGTGGCTCATTGAAAAGTAA
- the rpsN gene encoding 30S ribosomal protein S14, with protein sequence MAKKSMIERDKKRARTVAKYAAKRTALKEAFKNAEDPMQKLEIHRKIQNLPRDSSPTRMRNRCQVTGRPRSYYRDFGLCRNVLRDWAHQGLLPGVVKSSW encoded by the coding sequence ATGGCAAAGAAATCAATGATTGAGCGCGATAAGAAGCGTGCTCGCACAGTCGCCAAATATGCGGCAAAGCGCACGGCTCTTAAAGAAGCTTTTAAAAATGCAGAAGATCCGATGCAGAAGCTCGAGATTCACCGCAAGATTCAAAATCTTCCCCGCGATAGTTCCCCGACCCGCATGCGTAACCGTTGTCAGGTTACTGGTCGCCCCAGAAGTTATTACCGTGACTTTGGCCTCTGCCGTAACGTTCTTCGTGATTGGGCACACCAAGGTCTACTTCCCGGCGTAGTCAAATCTAGCTGGTAG
- a CDS encoding aldo/keto reductase: MEKRQLGSSDVFISPIIMGTWQAGKRNWADIKDSDIVAAIRAAVDNGISTIDTAEIYGDGYAEQRVAEAIADRRDQVELLTKVFANHLKYDDVLEACDRSLKNLQTDYLDLYQIHWPSGSWGYDEVPMAETMTALTKLKADGKIRAIGVSNFSAAQIAEASEYGKIDSVQPPYSLFWRAIEKELQPYCVEHNISIISYSSLAQGFLTGKFDLNHKFAEGDHRFRNRLYADKDNYQRVQTALDHLRPIAATNPCTLAQLALAWLIQQPQTSAIVGARNAEQAIANAGTLQVELSEGDLEKINKIGRTVTEPLDDNPMLWDWS, from the coding sequence ATGGAAAAGCGACAACTAGGCAGTAGCGATGTTTTTATTAGCCCTATTATTATGGGCACATGGCAAGCGGGAAAGAGAAATTGGGCGGACATAAAAGATTCTGATATTGTCGCAGCAATTCGAGCAGCAGTTGATAATGGCATTTCGACCATCGATACGGCAGAGATTTATGGTGACGGCTATGCTGAGCAACGGGTGGCTGAGGCGATCGCCGACCGTCGTGATCAGGTGGAATTACTCACGAAAGTTTTTGCAAATCATCTTAAATATGATGATGTCCTTGAGGCCTGCGATCGCTCCCTCAAAAATCTCCAGACCGATTACCTCGATCTTTACCAAATCCACTGGCCGTCGGGGTCATGGGGGTATGATGAAGTGCCCATGGCAGAGACGATGACAGCCCTGACTAAGCTAAAAGCCGATGGTAAAATCCGGGCGATCGGAGTGTCCAATTTTTCTGCGGCACAAATTGCGGAGGCCTCAGAGTACGGCAAAATCGATAGCGTTCAGCCGCCCTACTCGTTGTTTTGGCGGGCAATCGAAAAAGAACTACAACCCTACTGCGTTGAACATAATATTTCGATCATTTCCTATTCGTCTCTAGCTCAGGGTTTCCTAACGGGCAAGTTTGATCTCAATCATAAATTTGCGGAGGGAGACCATCGTTTTCGGAATCGTCTCTACGCAGATAAGGACAATTATCAGCGGGTACAAACGGCGCTAGATCATCTCCGTCCCATCGCCGCTACAAATCCTTGCACTTTGGCACAGCTCGCCCTCGCGTGGCTCATCCAACAACCCCAAACTTCGGCCATTGTCGGTGCTAGAAATGCTGAACAGGCGATCGCCAATGCGGGCACTTTACAAGTAGAGCTTAGTGAGGGTGATTTGGAAAAGATTAATAAGATTGGTCGTACGGTCACCGAGCCGCTCGATGATAATCCGATGTTGTGGGATTGGTCTTAG
- a CDS encoding DUF1818 family protein → MERILKKGTGWRLGWNPDSICPFQGLVGADDWAVELTAAEFSDFCRLLTQLADTVAAIAPELMAEEKISIEAESDLIWLEIEGYAHSYSLRMLVLQNRNTEGNWSAIAVPELVKLARIFNETQELPM, encoded by the coding sequence ATGGAGCGAATCTTAAAAAAAGGGACAGGTTGGCGGCTGGGCTGGAATCCGGACTCAATCTGTCCTTTTCAAGGCTTGGTCGGGGCGGATGATTGGGCTGTAGAGCTGACGGCAGCAGAGTTTTCTGATTTTTGTCGCCTCCTCACCCAACTTGCGGATACTGTCGCGGCGATCGCCCCTGAACTCATGGCAGAGGAAAAGATTTCTATCGAAGCAGAAAGTGATTTAATTTGGCTCGAAATCGAAGGTTATGCCCACAGCTACAGTCTGCGAATGCTTGTGCTGCAAAATCGTAATACAGAGGGAAACTGGTCGGCGATCGCCGTTCCTGAGCTGGTTAAACTTGCTCGTATTTTTAACGAAACGCAAGAGCTACCTATGTGA
- the tsaB gene encoding tRNA (adenosine(37)-N6)-threonylcarbamoyltransferase complex dimerization subunit type 1 TsaB: protein MVTANSSQLGLAFHTTTPQLGFASLNLETGDRHSQVWDLGRALSSELHSYLQNFMADHSWESLKFLAVAKGPGGFTSTRIGVVVARTLAQQLNLPLYGISTLAAIAWHLCSTETNQKVAISLPARRGEVFGAIYRITSEGVTTVVEDQLFLPETFEKLALEEKAMVGRSPDDLGITVVDVLDLAYLQWQQNPDSPWGKVTPFYGQHPVHKTKAR, encoded by the coding sequence ATGGTCACTGCTAATTCTAGTCAATTGGGTTTAGCGTTTCATACGACAACACCGCAATTGGGTTTTGCGAGTCTCAATCTTGAAACGGGCGATCGCCATTCTCAGGTGTGGGATTTAGGACGTGCCCTGTCATCAGAGCTCCATAGCTATCTGCAAAATTTTATGGCAGATCATTCTTGGGAGAGCCTCAAATTCCTTGCCGTTGCGAAAGGCCCCGGTGGTTTTACCAGCACCAGAATCGGTGTTGTCGTTGCGAGAACTTTGGCGCAACAGCTTAATTTACCCCTTTACGGTATTTCAACGTTGGCGGCGATCGCCTGGCATTTATGCTCAACAGAAACAAATCAAAAAGTCGCAATTTCTTTACCTGCCCGTCGTGGCGAAGTTTTTGGGGCAATTTATCGAATCACGAGTGAAGGCGTGACAACAGTTGTCGAAGACCAATTATTTTTGCCAGAAACGTTTGAAAAATTGGCATTGGAAGAAAAGGCTATGGTTGGGCGATCGCCCGATGATTTAGGAATAACAGTTGTAGATGTTTTAGATTTAGCGTATCTCCAGTGGCAACAAAATCCAGATTCACCCTGGGGAAAAGTCACCCCTTTCTATGGCCAGCATCCTGTTCATAAAACTAAAGCTCGCTGA
- a CDS encoding AAC(3)-I family aminoglycoside N-acetyltransferase gives MSFTNPPAEIRQLVTTDLHLMRQLLDVFGDAFQDKKSYCNHQPTDEYLQNLLNCDYFITLVALKSEQVVGGLVAYEFQKFEQARSEVYIYDLAVLEEYQRQGIATACIEKVREIAAVRGAYVVIIHAEKDNDPAINLYSKLGIREDVLHFDIPIPKQSPD, from the coding sequence ATGAGTTTTACCAATCCTCCCGCAGAAATTCGACAACTTGTCACCACTGATCTTCATTTAATGCGTCAGTTACTTGATGTCTTCGGTGATGCCTTTCAGGACAAAAAATCCTACTGCAACCATCAACCGACGGATGAGTATCTACAAAATCTATTAAATTGTGATTACTTTATTACCCTTGTTGCATTGAAATCAGAACAAGTGGTGGGAGGATTAGTCGCCTATGAATTTCAGAAATTCGAGCAAGCCCGCAGCGAAGTTTATATTTATGACCTTGCCGTTTTAGAAGAATACCAAAGACAGGGGATTGCCACCGCTTGCATTGAGAAAGTTCGGGAGATTGCCGCAGTGCGAGGCGCTTATGTCGTTATCATTCATGCTGAGAAAGACAATGATCCAGCCATAAATCTCTATAGCAAACTCGGCATCCGGGAAGATGTTTTGCATTTTGATATCCCTATCCCAAAGCAAAGCCCAGACTGA
- the malQ gene encoding 4-alpha-glucanotransferase → MFDRRASGVLLHPTSLPGRFGIGDLGSQAYRFIDFLAKSGQQVWQVLPLGPTGFGNSPYLCYSAFAGNPMLINLEWLASEGLLDQSDLDSAPEFSNEAVDYDKAIAFKMPLLKKASERFRTSATAERKEQFIEFCEDQTYWLEDYALFMAIKAENDGKSWFQWEPNLAWRETEAIALKREELKEAVFFHKYIQSEFFRQWSSLKGYANDKGIRIFGDLPIYVAHDSADVWGHPKIFRLDYKTGAAKWMAGVPPDYFSETGQLWGNPVYNWRNLSRTNYAWWIERVKTMLTFVDIVRIDHFRGFEGFWAVQQGETTAMNGRWVKAKGDEFFQILKDTLGDLPIVAEDLGVITPEVEALRDKYNLPGMKILHFAFDSDRANPFLPFNYVNRNCIVYTGTHDNDTTVGWFDKRDDDAKSRVTEYLGCVGEEGIHWALIRLAMGSVANLAVFPLQDLLGLGSEAKMNTPGIAAGNWEWRYSAEILSDALIWKFRSVTYMYGRDSGYEEPKEEWSES, encoded by the coding sequence ATGTTTGATCGTCGCGCCAGTGGTGTTTTACTGCATCCAACTTCTCTGCCCGGACGTTTTGGTATTGGAGATTTAGGATCGCAAGCCTATCGTTTCATTGATTTTCTCGCCAAGAGTGGTCAACAGGTTTGGCAGGTATTGCCGTTGGGGCCGACGGGGTTTGGAAATTCTCCCTATCTTTGCTATTCAGCCTTTGCGGGCAATCCGATGCTTATTAATCTTGAGTGGTTAGCATCAGAAGGTTTGCTGGATCAAAGTGATCTTGATAGTGCGCCAGAATTTTCTAACGAGGCAGTGGACTACGACAAGGCGATCGCCTTTAAAATGCCCTTGCTCAAAAAAGCCAGTGAACGGTTTCGCACTTCCGCAACGGCAGAGCGTAAAGAGCAATTTATCGAGTTCTGCGAAGACCAAACCTACTGGCTAGAAGACTATGCGCTGTTTATGGCAATCAAGGCAGAAAATGACGGAAAATCATGGTTTCAGTGGGAGCCAAATTTAGCGTGGCGCGAAACGGAGGCGATCGCCCTCAAGCGCGAAGAACTCAAAGAAGCCGTCTTTTTCCATAAATATATCCAGTCAGAATTTTTCCGCCAGTGGTCAAGTCTTAAGGGATATGCCAACGACAAGGGCATTCGTATCTTTGGGGATTTGCCGATCTACGTTGCCCACGACAGTGCCGATGTTTGGGGACACCCGAAGATTTTCCGCCTCGATTACAAAACAGGAGCAGCGAAATGGATGGCAGGTGTACCACCCGACTACTTCAGCGAAACCGGACAGCTCTGGGGTAATCCCGTCTACAACTGGCGTAACCTCTCCCGCACTAATTACGCTTGGTGGATTGAGCGGGTTAAAACAATGTTGACCTTTGTCGATATTGTGCGTATTGATCACTTCCGGGGTTTTGAAGGATTTTGGGCGGTTCAACAGGGCGAAACAACGGCGATGAATGGTCGCTGGGTGAAAGCAAAGGGTGATGAATTTTTCCAAATTTTGAAAGATACCCTTGGTGATTTGCCGATTGTGGCAGAGGACTTGGGAGTCATTACGCCTGAGGTGGAAGCGCTGCGCGATAAATATAATTTGCCGGGCATGAAAATTCTTCATTTTGCCTTTGACAGCGATCGCGCCAATCCTTTTTTACCGTTTAATTACGTCAATCGAAATTGCATTGTTTACACCGGCACCCATGATAACGACACCACAGTCGGCTGGTTTGATAAGCGGGACGATGACGCAAAATCCCGCGTGACGGAATATCTCGGTTGCGTTGGCGAAGAAGGGATTCACTGGGCGTTAATTCGGTTGGCGATGGGTTCGGTTGCGAATCTGGCGGTATTCCCCCTACAGGATTTGTTAGGTCTTGGATCAGAAGCAAAAATGAATACTCCCGGCATTGCCGCAGGCAACTGGGAATGGCGTTATTCTGCTGAAATCTTGTCCGACGCACTAATTTGGAAATTCCGCTCGGTGACTTACATGTATGGGCGTGATTCTGGTTATGAAGAACCAAAAGAGGAATGGAGCGAATCTTAA